The Triticum aestivum cultivar Chinese Spring chromosome 5A, IWGSC CS RefSeq v2.1, whole genome shotgun sequence genomic sequence TTTTGAACATTTTCTCCACCACGGTGACAGGGAGCAACATCGAGGAAGTTATGCATGTTGTACAACCGAGGGTGACTGAGAGCATGAACAATGTTTTGTGTGCTGAGTACACTGAAGAAGAGGTTAAAGCAGCACTAAATGGTATGGGTGACCTCAAAGCCCCGGGTCCCGATGGAATGCCTgctatttttttcaaaaagttTTGGCAAATTGTCGGAGAACAAGTGGTCAaggaagtgcttcatattctgagGGGAGGAAACATGCCAGAGGGCTGGAATGATACACTTATTGTGCTAATCCCGAAAAATAACAATCCATTGAAGATTAATGATATGAGACCAATAAGCCTATGTAATGTGGTATACAAGCTGGTCTCCAAGGTAATAACGAATAGGCTCAAAATAATTCTTCCTGATATAATCTCGCCTAACCAGAGTGCCTTCGTGCCTGGTCGCCTCATTTCTGATAATACTCTGCTGGCATATGAACTAACACACTTCTTGCAGAGGAAAAAAAATGGCTCAGTAGGTTATGCAGCAATAAAACTAGACATGAGCAAGGCATACGACCGTGTCGAATGGACCTTCTTAAAGGAGATGATGCATAGACTGGGTTTCGATGAAGGGTGGATGAATTTGATAATGAAGTGCATCTCCactgtcaaatacaagattaaaGTGAATGGGGATGTAACCGAAACAATCACACCCCAAAGGGGACTTCGTCAAGGGGATCCACTTTCCCCATATCTGTTTCTACTTTGTGCGGAAGGGTTCTCAGCCATGCTGCACAATGCTGAAAGGAGAGGGTTAATTAGAGGAATTAAAATATGCAGAGGAGCTCCTAGTGTTAGTCACCTACTTTTTGCAGATGATTCTCTGCTGCTAATGGAGGCTAGTGCAAGCAGTGCTCAAGAAGTTGAACGCATTTTGAACATATATGGAAGCTGCTCAGGGCAAATGATAAACAAGGACAAGTCATCCATTTTATTCAGTAAAAATACGAGGCCTTGGCAAAAGGAAGAAATGAAGAGGACATTGAACATTATAACTGAGGGCCTTGCATCAAAATATTTAGGTCTTCCAACATATGTTGGCAAAGCAAAAGCGAAGATGTTTGAATATGTAAAGGAAAGAATATGGAAAAGGATTCAAGGTTGGAAGGAGAAACTACTTTCGAAGGCAGGGAAAGAAATTCTAATAAAAGCCGTGGCACAAGCTATTCCTGTCTACAGCATGGCGTGCTTTGATCTCACCAAGGGCCTATGTGAAGAACTGAGCACCATGATTAATAGGTATTGGTGGAGCCAAATGGATAAGGAAAATAAAGTGCATTGGGTCAGCTGGGAGAGGCTTACTAGATCAAAAAGAAATGGAGGCTTGGGATTTAGGGATCTACATGCGTTCAATCTGGCAATGCTGGCAAGACAAGCATGGAGGCTGCTCCAAAACCCCTCCTCTCTTTGTGCCCAGGTTCTTTCAAGTAGATACTACCCAGGATGTTCAATTCTGCGGGCGAGACCAAGTAGTGGCATTTCTTATGCATGGCGCAGCATACTAAAGGGTGTTGAGCTGCTGAGAAAAGGAATCATATGGAGAGTTGGGAATGGCAAGGATATTGACATATGGAGTGACCCATGGATTCCGAGAGGTAACACCAGAAGGGTCGTCTCCCATAGGGGCAATAATTTGATAACTAAAGTCAGTGAGCTAATTAACCCAATCACCAACAAATGGGACGAAGAACTAGTGAGGCAAACTTTTACCCCGGAAGATACAAAGTATATCCTTCAGATCCCAATCCAAGATCATCTCGAGGACTTCACGGCATGGCACTATGATAAAAAGGTATATTTTCAGTAAAATCTGCATACAAAGTAGCAATAGATTGTGCAGCTCGAGAATCTCTCTCAGGTCTAACATCTACCTCAAGTGCAGCTGAAGAAGATGGTGGATTTGACTGGCTTAAACTATGGACAATGCCCCTCCCAAACAAAGTGCTCCATTTTTTATGGAGGCTAGCAACCAATAGCTTACCGTTGCGAACAAAGCTACAAAACAGAGGTATGGAAGTTGACACTCGTTGCCCTATTTGTTATAGATTGGATGAGGATGGGGGGCACTGTTTCATCAAATGCAAGAAAGTAAGAGAAATATGGAGAATGGCTCAACTCGAGCATGTTAGGCTGCAGCTAATCCCCTGTGTTAATGCTTTAAACTTCATCGAAGAAATTATTAATTTGAGGGAGGAGATCAAGTTAAAAACATGTTTATTACTTTGGCTTTGGTGGCATGAAAGAAACAATGCAAATAAAGGGAAGGCCATTAAACCATCGAATGAAATTTGCTCTTCTATTGATTATCACTTTATAAATGTCATGAAGGTACAGGAGAAAGGGAAGGGGATAGCCCAACAGCCAAAGCAAAAGTGGACAAGACCAGCTTCAGGAATATTGAAGATCAACACTGATGCAGCTTTTCACAGGATTTCCAATGATGGAGGTTGGGGATTTATCATTAGAAATGATCAAGGTATAGCTGTAGCTGCAGGTGCTGGCAAACTGGAACATATGGCTGATGCTTTCCAATCTGAAGCAGTGGCTATGTTGTATGCAATAAACATTGCTAGCCAAATGGGCTGTGATAGAGTGATGTTTGAAACAGATTCTACACAGTTAAGAAGGGCTGTGTCTACTGAGGAATATGACCTGTCTGCACTAGGGGCCATTTTCAGAGAGATTAAATTTCAGTTACATGTAGGTTTTTCAGATGTATGTGTTGTAAACTGTTCACGAACATGTAACCGAGTGGCGCATAGGCTAGCAGCGTTTGGAGCAACATTAAACTCTGGTGCATGTATTACTTGGCTGGGACAATTCCCAGAGTTTGTTCAGAACCTTGTAGCTGGGGACTTGCCCAGCAATGATATGTAGGAGGAATGCAATCTGtgttccgtttcaaaaaaaaaaaaaaagaaactccTTGAGCGTGCGGGCACCCTTCTGGCTGCCCATCAGCTCCACTAGCCTCTCTACCGGTAGCAGCGCGAGCTCCGCCAGGCTATTGCATCCGTCCATTATCGCTCTGTAGTTGGAGTCCGTCACGCCAGGGAGCCGTCTCAGGAACTCGATCGCGGATGTGTTGTAGTTCTCGGCCCTGACAATCCACAATTTTACCGTTAACCATAACATATCATCAATAGTAATTATATCTGCTTTGCCACATCCAGATACACATGTTAGTTTTACCTCACGTCGTCTTCCACGACCCCATCCTCCGACGGCACACCCACTCTCATCGCCTTGTTCTCATCAGGTTCGTCCTGGTTTGATTTCAGCGACATGAATATATCTGCTGTCGCATGCAGGCTGCGGGACCACACGATGCGAAGCCGGGGGAAATGCAGGACTAGCAGTGACAGCTTCGAGATTATGTTTGTCGGAGACACGTCGTCCCCAACTTCGCTTGCAGACTGCGAGAGAAATGAGCACACCAGTAGTAAGCAGACCATCAGGTGCAACCAACAATGAATACTGGACTCTGTTTCCCATGGAAATGAATTATGATTTACTCATACGAATAGGACAACCCTTTGTGGAGACCATCTGTATATGACAAACTAGCATGAAAAATACCTGAAAGGAGAAGCTCTTATCTTGTGAGAACTCTATCAGAAGCACTGGGATCTTGTAATACCTAATCATGGTCTCGACCTGATTGTAGAGACGACCAGAAGCAAAGCTCTGGTACAAGTCTGCAATACTTTTTCTTTCAACACATATCAAGGGAGAAAGAACATAGTCGCCAACTTCCAGCGTCACCGGTATTATTCGAATACCCTTCTGGTGCAGTACATTGGGAAGACTGCTCATGAACTCCCGCATGTCTACAATAACCTGGAAGAATACAGTGCTGAACAATTTAGGAATTCAGACAGAAACATGACATGTGGTTTCTTTATCAAAATAAAAATAAGGATCAGTAGTGTCACCTGCATATCCTTCCCTGTTGGCTTTCTACCACCTGCCTTTCTTGTCAGTGAATTCTGAGACAAAAGAGGTTCTGGTTCATTTGCCGGAGTTGGTCCAATGCAACGGCCACTCTGAAGAGAAATAAGACAGCATTCATAAAGTGTAAGCCAGCATTTTCTGCCCATGCAATGGTGGTTAGAAGTTAAAATAAACATCATATCTGCTTGATTAAAGCGTAGCAGCCATTTCATGAAACCATTATGCAGCATCATTCACATGGTAAATGCTTGGCTAAGGCCAAGCAGAAGTTACTACTAGGGTAACATCTTTTATTAATGGAGAGATTCAACTGAAACACCACCTGATCAACAGGTATCATCATCAGGGACTTCTGTCTGATCAATGATTCAAATGCTTCATTTTCTCGGCGGATGCTCGACTCAAACTTTTGCACCTCAGAAGATTCCTCATAAAAAAGAAAGTAAACTCTCAGCTTCTGTGATGGGTTTTCTGCCTTGTATACCTCAATTTCTCTGACAAAGGTCATGTCTGGATGATAGACAATAATTACGGATGGTTTCCATATGTCTAGTACATGCTGATCACTGTCTAGGGCATAAAATTGCACAGGAGGTAGCATTTTGGCATCAATAAAGTCTTCAACATTGTCAGAAGTGGAGGCTGGAGCAGGAGCATCTTCAGCAGACACCTTAGAGACATTAATATCAGACTGTTCATCTGTTTTGCCTGATGATTCCACATCAGTACCTTGGCAATTATCATTTTCTGTAgtacttttatttttccttttactgGCTTGTCTCTTTGTCAGGGTTTTCTTTGGCACCCTCTTTCCTTTTCCCTTTACAGAACCTTTCTTGCCGCAGCTGGGAACTGAATCCTCCTTGGCATCTGCTTCCTTAGTTAAACTGCTTATACCAGAGGCGGCAGCAAGTAAAGCATTAGTCTCAAGCTTGCTAATGCTTACTGGCCCTGCATTCTCATTCTCATTCTCATTAGACCCTGTGGGAAATTCCCCATCCAGGACACCAAACCCTTTTGGTTGCTGAGatcgtttcttcttctttttatgtaATCCGAACAGCTCGGCTTTCCCAAGCAAGTACTTCTCCCACTCTTCTCGCATAACCTTGTTAAAACAAGTTAAAGTGTTATGAAGGGTTCACATGGTTAAACTGACAAGTTTTAGCTAGTAAGAAATAAACTTGCATTTAAGAAGAAAAGGATACATATGTGCAGAAAGGCAATGAAAATTAAATAGCAACTGTGCTATTAGATTGATCTAACTGCATTTAAGACACACTGCAGTTACCTGCTGGGGACTTCTCGATATGCATTCCTGCAGCTGCAAGCATGAGCGCTCATCTTTGCATGCTACTAAGACTATGCCACATTCATTATTTTCATCTTCATGTACGACACCATCTCCCTTTCTCTGTTCTTCGGCTATCTCTTGTAACAGTTCCTGCAAAGATGTGTGAAGGATATCAGGTAAAAACATTTGTAATAGAGGTAAAGAGTGTCTAGATGATAAATAATCTACTTGAACTATGTAGTAAGTAGGGGGGAGTTGCTAGAAGAACAAAACAAGAAAAGTGAGCTATAGTTTATATTTAACATTTAGTATAAAATGTAGGTGGAATGGAACAGAAGTGCCAATCTAAAGGATTTTTTCTCCTGTGACGTATGAAGTAAATAAATAAGTAATGCTGAGTGCTGCTTGGAAGAAAACTGAGAAACAAGAACGGAACCTCTCACCCGTAATACTTTCCATTTTGGTGCTTCCTCCAAAACCTCCTCCAGTAGAAAGGAAGCCTCTGCATTTACCTTCTGAGCGTCATCCTTGTTAGCAGCAGAATCCTCATTTTCTGCAGGACAGTGACCATCTGTTATACTAAATGTTTACTTAGGAGAAAACAGAGTATATTAATGGAAAACAAGGGGCTAATAGCCGCTACCAGTTTATTTTCCTTTCTTGCTACTACTGGGTGTCACCTTCCTCTTCTTCGTTGGCGTGCCCTTGGCAATTGAAACCCTTGTGCCATCCGGTCTCACAATCTGGTAAACACGCCTTTTTGCAAGCTCAAATATCTTGTGGCTTGATTCAGCCAACATCCAAACCGATCGAACACCTTCAGACACTCTCAGAGTGTCCAGATACTTCAAGTATGTCACGGCATCATACCTAGCCATCATCTAAAGAGCATAAAGAGGGTGCCTGACTGTCCACTTATGTGCACAATTTGTGTTGCTACACCAAGCAGATTAATAGTGTGGATTACTACCTGCCAAGGTAATCGAGCAGCTTGCGTAGCGTCCTGAGGTCGGCGACGAGCTGCTTGGTCTTCTTGCCGAGGGTGTGCCAGATGGGGTCGAGCTGCCTCCTGACAATCTCGTCGAAGGACTTGAAGAGGCCCTTGTCAATGGTGAGGTCCTCGACATCGACCTTGTAGGTCCGCCTGAGCTCCTTGAGGCAGGCGTCCATGGCGTCGAGGATGGCGGCCTGGATGCCGACCATGGGGTGCGTCATGGGCACGCGGACGTCGATGACCTCCGGCGGGGAGCgctcgaggtcggcggcggcgagaACGTGGAAGCGCGGCCAGAGGTGGAGGCGGCGGATGTAGAGGCTCTTCATGGTGCGCTCGGCCTTGGCGAAGCCGGCGACCATGGCGTGGGGGCGGTCGGAGAAGGCGTAAACGGGGAGGAGGCGGTGCTGGCGCAGGAGGCGGGCGATGAAGGCGTCGGCGGAGGTGTCGGAGGAGCGGTGCGCGGCGAGGAGGAGCAGGGCCTGGACGcgggaggggaggaggtgggcgGTGAGGAGGtccgcggcgagcacgcgcggggtGAGGAAGAGCGCCACGCCCTCCCCGGAGGAGTAGAGcgcgcggcggtgggcggcggggaCGTCGGAGGCCACGTCGTGGACCTGCAGGAGCTGGGATTCGACGAGGCGGCGCCGGATTTGGTCCTTGAGGGCGTCCGGGGCGGAGAGGATGAGGAAGcatccgccgcccccgccgccggaggaggaggaggatgtggattggtggtggaggtggagcaGGAGCGTGGCGGCGAGGGAGGCGAGCGGGAGGCCGGAGGAGACCACCACCAGCCCTCCGTTGGGGTCCTCCAGGAGGTCCGCCACCGCCTGCTCCTCGAACGGCAGcatcgacggcgacggcggcggcggcggcggcggcgagctggtTCCGTTCGTCTACTCTTGGGTGCCTCTCCTCCACTTCCCTCCCCTTCCACGGCGACTTCCCCTTTCTTCCTGTACCGCCTATGGCCCGTGGGCCGTCTCAATTTTGGTGCCTACCCGGCCCATCAACCAACATGATTTCTTTCTCAAAAAAACATCAAAGCAAAACATTCCTCATCAttcatcaacagaaaaaaaaaacatcaGAACAAACAACAAATTGGGGAAATTTTCTTCTGTAAAATGGCCACGAAATCCACAGGTGTAACAGTTCTCTTCAAACCTCctctattttctttctttctttctttggacaTGTAATTTGTGTTCTTATCTTTTGGCACTACTGCTACATCTCAAGTGAAATAAGAACAACAACAAAATCGCCGGCGAGCTCAATAGGCAGTCGTGTTGCTTCTTCTCTTCACCTTGATATACACCGGGTCCTTGAGCAGCCTGACGGTCACACCGCTCCAGACGTCTGTGCTGGTGGGGAGCATCGCCATCTCCTCGGCGATGGCCAAGTCCTCCGGCAGCACGGAGCCGAACACTGTGTAGGCGTCTCTCCACTCCTCATGGTCCGCTAGGCTGATCAGGAACTCTGGCCCTGACCCAATCCACGCCACGGACCCCCTTCTCACCGTCGAGCACCCTTCTTTCGGCATCTCCTTGAAGGCTACGCCGTCGACTTCCAGCGTCCCTTGCAGCACCGCGTATGGTGGACCAAATGCAGCCTAGTTGCACCCAGAAGAAACATTCGTCAGTAGGCCGACAGTCCTTACCAAGAGGCAATTCCAGAAACACAAATGTCACTTTGGACTCCCTCTTATGCAAGACGCAAGATGGTTAAACAACCATAGACGCCATACATTTTTTACGTGGTCTCCTTTTGCGTCCCACAGGGCCCCACGGCCTTCGGCGCGATAGAATCTGCATCCAGCGCAGTTGTGCAGGCGCACTAGCTCGATGAAGTAATCCACAGAATGGGGTGCACAATCAGGTAGCAACTGGGTGCAATGGAAGTATATGTATTAGAGAAAGGGACAAGAATGCAGTATATGATACCGAGGGAAACAAAAATTACAGAATATTTCCAGTCAGCTCAAAGTACACGCTGCCTTTTCAGTACGAAGACGAAGCACTGAAATGGATCATCCAGGGAAATAAGCTTTATGACTAAATACGAATTGATGGGAATCATCAAGACAGAATTAGCTCCGTGACAAAACGAAATGTATTATCGGCTACACTATTTAAGAGCCTAGGCTAGCAACAGAACAATCACTTAGAATAGATGTTTACTTGACATATTCTTGCTGGGAAACTATTTGTAAGAATAAGAGCCGAACAATAGACGGACATTTAGGAACTGGACATGTCAAACGCATAAATCCAAGCCAGAGCAGCCATGGATCTAACGATATTTAGAAAAATCAATTGGTGGGCCTCTGCCACAATTGTTTCCCCATTTAAAAAACCATCCATATGGCAAAGCATTTATCTCGATAAGCTGAAACAGCATTCTGTAAACTCCGTTTAGAACTTGCAGCTTTAGCAGCTTGAAAATATGCTCGTGTGTAATGAAATAAGTGTGAACACCACTCTACCATCTTCCGGTTGCGGTTGTCATCAAGGAAAACTAAAAAGGCCAAACACTGAAAGTGTTCTAGAAATGGTCCCTCAGAATACTTTAACACCTTGAAAATATCCTTGGCCCAGCTGGTAGAGACAGAGAATACAACTTACTTGGATGCCAAGCGTGCCGGCACTTGTTTCCAGCCCCACAATTCCCTACATTAAGTTGCAGACCTTTGATTATAAATGAGATCCATACCAGGGAAGATCATAATAAGAAGAGTCAGCTGACACAGTTTCTaaacaaacaaaaaaatgtttGGTTCTTCTTTCTTTTTTAATA encodes the following:
- the LOC123106140 gene encoding uncharacterized protein, with translation MPPPTLPLPLPAALRGGRPSDARRRGRLATLALALLLAALALAAYLSSPGAARPLAAADSRCGGIQGLELWGPAVNWGSNHRLPSAAACCASCKAHRRCDSWVFCGDRRRCGNRFGECWLKKQNDAMAPSVIARGEDVMWTSGLVFGKSQGIVGLETSAGTLGIQLLPDCAPHSVDYFIELVRLHNCAGCRFYRAEGRGALWDAKGDHVKNAAFGPPYAVLQGTLEVDGVAFKEMPKEGCSTVRRGSVAWIGSGPEFLISLADHEEWRDAYTVFGSVLPEDLAIAEEMAMLPTSTDVWSGVTVRLLKDPVYIKVKRRSNTTAY